A single region of the Acidithiobacillus acidisediminis genome encodes:
- a CDS encoding DUF692 domain-containing protein, with product MHASTGIGLRAPHVEGILLTQPDVSVLEVYSEDYLGADRTWLAELEAVRARYPITLHGVGLSIGSSDPLNTSYLKRLRTLIHQIDPLRVSDHLAWSSLDGQYFSDQYPLPRQSVVLRHLVSRIGMVQDFLQCPLLLENIAYYLPPNGRDDYSEADFLRELVSQSGCQLLLDVENLRINCDNHGGDPWALLGGLPIPAVTEIHVAGGEQVQVDGTVLSVDTHSRVPGKQARTLFAFACARFPDAIRILEWDADLPSLSELVRTAQSLESAV from the coding sequence ATGCACGCTTCCACAGGAATCGGGCTTCGGGCTCCTCACGTCGAGGGGATTCTGCTCACGCAGCCCGACGTTAGTGTCCTGGAGGTCTACAGCGAGGATTATCTGGGGGCCGATCGAACCTGGCTGGCAGAGCTGGAGGCGGTGCGCGCGCGTTATCCGATCACCCTGCACGGAGTAGGACTTTCCATCGGCTCCAGCGACCCATTGAATACGAGCTATCTAAAGAGACTACGTACTCTAATCCATCAGATAGATCCTCTTCGGGTCTCGGACCATCTTGCTTGGTCTTCACTGGATGGCCAGTATTTCAGTGATCAGTATCCCCTTCCTCGACAATCCGTTGTGTTGCGGCACCTGGTGTCTCGCATAGGAATGGTACAGGATTTTCTGCAATGTCCTTTGCTCCTGGAGAATATTGCTTATTATCTCCCGCCGAATGGACGAGACGACTACTCAGAGGCGGATTTTTTGCGGGAGTTGGTATCGCAGTCCGGCTGCCAACTACTGCTGGACGTCGAGAACCTGCGAATCAATTGTGACAACCATGGAGGGGATCCATGGGCTTTGCTGGGTGGTTTGCCCATACCAGCAGTTACCGAAATTCATGTTGCCGGCGGTGAGCAGGTGCAGGTGGATGGAACGGTTCTCTCCGTCGACACCCACAGTCGTGTCCCCGGAAAACAGGCCCGGACTCTCTTTGCATTCGCATGCGCGCGCTTTCCCGATGCCATTCGCATTCTGGAATGGGATGCCGACCTGCCCTCGTTGTCCGAGTTGGTAAGGACAGCACAATCTCTGGAATCCGCAGTATGA